ACGCTTGTCGGAAACTCTTCAGCTGGAAAGCGAAATGTGACTCCTCAACACCCGTTGGAGCCAGCGGTGGATAGTACACTGCCGATGCAGAAGCCGCGATGGCTGCAATCAGCAAACTGGTAAAAGCCTTCATCGAAACTATCACTTGAAGGCTTGGATCTCAAAAAAAGTATATTTTGATAGAATGAATGAAGCACTGTGACTGATACAAAACAGAACCTTCTGCTAGTTTTTATAGTCATACCTACTTAACGCACCTGAATAGTGCTTTTGTTTATGTCACGTGAGTTTCTTTAGTTGATTGCCTAAAACATGGGTGACCAAAAAAACACGTACTTTGCGTAAACGGATTTTGTACCATTTCCATTGTGGGTAAATGAGTCTTAGAAATTTGTATTTGTTTGCATAAATAgtagaaatatttaaaatagcTCTTATGTCAAAGAggaattttaatattttgtaatCGTTATGTAACGCATGAACTATTTTATCGTTCACACTCTTCGTCAATCCGAGATTGATATGAAGCACCTATTCTTATCTTCACTAACCTATAGCTTCAATTTTCCTTTCCACTCTCCAATGCTCAAACGATCGTATTTCATTTTTAGTTTGTCTCAGAATTACTATTGACATAGTGGTTTTGGCATAAGAACGATCCGTGAGGTCGCCCATTAATTATACAAAATGAATCAATATATCCACTTCATAGAATACTCCATAAATTAAATAACAATGATGTGAAGCGATGCGAACATTTGCAAACGAAATTAAAAGGAAGACAAAAAcgctcatatttttttttaatattttattttgttttgcctttcgcgtatgcTGTCTGTAATCGCATAAATGTCCCATataaataggaaatccagcaaagattGGACAAATATGCGGTTACAGGCAGTATGTAtattaagtatacgtaaaggctataggatcactccaaaaccgaacttttgataaaaggctcggagacccataatgttatataccaatcgactcagctcgacgaattgaggtgatgtctgtatgtatgtatgtgtgtgtgtacaaaaaatatgagacacacttttttgtacttacccttaaccgatttacttgcaacaggttgcattctaCGCGGAatccttcttactttttgctCTTGAATATTAGCCCTGTCGatcatcaataaaaaaaaatcagggtatgtataagcaatagttttataaggtaccccggggcaagtgaaaatacggtgtaagtgggtactatggctgcagatgaatcgatgaacgttttcAATGGTAACAATATTCtaggaagatgaagcagaactataaaCGAATTCACCCGACACATAAATATTTGGAATGAAAACCATTTAAGGTACCATACTAATCCTATTGCTTggtcatgactttaaactaccggtaaaatctattacttttattttaattcaatggatttccaactagatagtcgtttttaaatttatcattgatgtggacagtgaatattttgagcaattaaataattgtgtgacatcgaaaacgatttaaaatttttaattgaagccaaaatctgcaattttcatttgcccttgagttttaacatacatggggcaagtgggacatatttgaacaacatttttgatAGAGCTAATTTAGTTGTTTTAGATGGTCGTCTAGCAAAAAATAACTtcgtcattcatatatcatatggatctgaatcagatgcagTTTGATTTCGTTGTTAAAAAGTATTGCACAGTtaattaccaaatgtgtattttacattctgaaaattatctcccgcgTGAAGAAGAGCAATGGCTATAACTATGCAAAAAtcttccgtttacagtgcaaataatctatttattctacaataggtcaacaggatttgtcttgtgttttgttattttaaaacttcgcatcagattttcagatagggtaaagtgccctatagtggacccccaaccaatagtggaccctccagctatttttgcattattacagcacaatctaaacattttgctatgaaattccatcgggagaacctaccttacaatcctatgatttgattacatgcattggaaatgctatggaaagtaaaattagatgattttttacaattttataaaaaataaacacgagagtgtccattataggaatattttggggggtccataatagggaagaagaacgtcccgaaacggaacacaaaaatcaaatgaagtgtcgactatagggaagcaatttcctattatggacccccagggggtctactatagggcgaattcagtcagccTTTAAAAtgtttcaacgaataacgtcgagtatttgagtgttttatgtgtGTATCGCGAAGacgagatgcagagcttgatattagatatcacacaaaattattattttgaaaatttccattctttatgccaggaagagcaaaatttcgctactagggggtccactattgggcattttaccctatataaAGTGTTTaacacataaattggccattttttctattacaaattaaaaacactGGGCATCGCCTagataaaaaaatcttctgaagtactgatttatgtaataatttgtgttctaaaaagAGAAACATTTATTCATACGAAAACtgaataaagatttgcttatccttgcacctaaaacatttggtacaaaagtaagctaatggaaaacaagacaacagccagaTAAACGAATCGGcggcacatcaaacttcatgactttgcaacacaaatacaatagaaggcaTTTGCACAGCATCTGGGCACATTGTCCACTTTCATAGGTTCCCTGGGACCCTGAAGCCCACAggaaagtggccactttttgagtAGTTCTggaacccagcttgcgacacatcaaacttcatgatttttcaacacaaatacaatagaaggctTTTCGCACTGTATCTGGGCACATTGGTAACTATTGGTAACACATTGGTAACTTCCGAAGTGGGAACCTGGTgtcctcagggaagtggtcgctTTTTGagtgattctgaaacccagcttgcgacacatcaaacttcatgattttgcaacgcaaatacaatagaagacatttgcagaacacctgagcgcattggccacttccgtaGGTTCCCTGGGTACCTGATGCCCTCAGAGAAGTGGTCGCTTTTTGAATGATTCTGAAACCCaacttgcgacacatcgaacttcatgaccttgcaacacaaatacaatagaaagcatttgcagaacatctgagcgcattggccacttccgtaggttccctgggaaactgatgccctcagggaagtggtcgctTTTTGAGTGAttttgaaacccagcttgcgacacatcaaacttcatgattatgcaacgcaaatacaatagaaggcaTTTGCACAGCATCTGGGCGCATTGGCCACTTctggaggttccctgggaacctgctGCCCTCAGGAAAGTGatcactttttgattgattctgaaacccagcttgcgacacatcgtacttcatgattttgcaacgcaaatacaatagaagatatttgcagaacatctgagcGCATttgccacttccggaggttccctgggaacatGATGCACTCAGGAAAGTGATCACtgtttgattgattctgaaactCAGCTAGTGActcatcgaacttcatgattacgcaacgcaaatacaatagaacaCATCTTCAGAGCATCTGAGCACATTGTCCACTTCTTGAGATTCACTGGGAACCTAATGCCTCAAGGGAAGTGCCCACTTTTTGAATGGTTCTGAAATCCAGCTTGCAACACATCAATCAGCATGATTTTTCAACACAAATAAAATAGAAGACATTTACAGTGCATCTGATCGCATTGGCCACTTTCGGAGGTTCCCTGGAAACCTGGTGCCctaagggaagtggtcacttttttaatcattctgaaacccagcttccAACACACATTTCATAGAAggcatttgcagagcatctgggCACATTGGCCAATTGCGGAGGTTCCCTGGAAACCTACTGCATTTCACAATTTTGGGTGGttttgaaacccagcttgcgacacatcaaacttgatgattttgtaacATAAATCAGTAGAAGGCATCTGcacatttgcagagcatcttGGGACATGGGACACCAGGTTCCTGGAACATCTGTAACCAGATTTTGGAGGTCCAAACGTGCAGTTTCCATTCCCACGATTGCAAAAGGATAAATAAAAACGATTGCATCATTGTTGAGAGCATTTACTACTAGTTATCTAcgattaaaaggaagttgacctGTTTTTGACCCTATTTGACACAGGGGACCCCCTCGGTAAAACCGTCCCCAAGGACTCAATCTCCAAGTCAATACATCTACACAAAAATATAGGGTTTAATGcatctttcctccaaatttGATGCAAGTCGGTCGAAAAACAGGAACGGtggattttataatttgaaaTCGTAGTGCGGGCCGAAACGAGTTATAAGCCTCAAAATCattttaacatggtcaaaacgtgagcGAAACGAATCGcattgttcacaagacttgtagagcacatcaAACGCTTCcgtttagaggttgttgcgatgatttttggcattcttgttagattttttttcaaaattaaatatagcccaaaaacactaaatcgacttgagccacctcgaaattttatccgaattagctaaaaatttgacaggaggcttattttagcataagaattgtgattctgggctaaCCGgctgaatttttgatactttttgaaaacatgaagagatTTAATGTGTACGACCTCTTAGATGTTGACGAAGTCTCATTATCTCATCATAGATTATGCAACTGACGTCAAGACGAGCTTCCGGTAGCTTCCTGGCTTACTGTACTTCACCGCATGAAGTAAGAAAGCAGGAACTTTCAAAGCTCACCAAGAAATACACGATTTGGCAAGCGATGTGTATTGGTAAGTGTATTAACCCTTCCAGGTCCACCACGGAGTCATATATGACCCTAACAGAAAATTGCTTGAAATCAACCACCTTATTAGGATAAAATATCAGGCATGGGCGATTAAGGTGTTACGACAACCTAGAACGTCATATGCACAAGTTGAAGTTAGGGAAAAAATATTAGGTATCTTGGCTGCGGAATgtaagatttttattcaaacgtGTCCGTAAACTTACCGTGACatacaataaactatttttaatcttccttgggcatccaatccaaaccatccttgAATTAAAGTCGtgaaatctacagctgcaaaaaaGATAATACAAAATGTCCTTGAGCcgagacttgagatctacagatgcaaggaaaaaaatcagtactcaaagcttcaatatgcattcaactATATCCATTATATCCCCTGGGTGGTCGGCAGAGATCATAAGATAGTTTCGAGATATTAGGGATTATCCAGACTATCCTCGAGTTGTGGACTTGAGATCTGTAGCTGCAAGAAAACCTTTGTctagtactcaaagcttcaatatgcattcgaTTATATCCATCACATCTCCTGAGAGATCAAcagatatcgtaagatagttttgggatattcttggtcatccaaactatccttgatttCGAGACTCTTTCGTCGCTCAAAGTTTCTAAATGTATttaatagggtggttcaaaaaatcgattttgctccacagtgctcatctgattctttatcatgttctgagtgtcctctgaaaattttagctcatttggattaaaactgatttagcacaagccgtttcaagtttgcatgcaaattagtatggggaaatttattttttcattatactgttaatgacgcttccccatcaagcgcatgttaaaagaaaaccttcatagctaaaaggaatactcaacagctttcactcagtgaaaaccgcatctcaattaatctttccaataattagtaatcgaatttaatctataccgtggttttctggagcttattgcataactcatcaacaggcaacattgctgctcgtggcgcgaaagatagcacacacaaattcaggctactatgttgcactgcacatttcagtgatgccctcaaagaagtttaacgatcatgactaaagattcgcaacctgtcttaaaatcgattactaattattgggacgattaatcaacatgcggtttccgttgggtgaaagctgttgagtatcccttttagctatgtaggttttcttttaacctgcgcttaatgcggaaacgtcattaacagtataatgaaaaaataaaattccccatcaggtatcaggtatcagaacgtcggctcaggaggcacgttcccctcaatttgggagatttgtgccatcgccttcactggcctttctcatcatttacctgacggaaaaggaagtgaaaagaggaaaggaagaggaagtgaagttggaaaggagaatggaaccatttataggaaagccaattatgtagactcacacgcattcagctagggactaaagagtgGTGTCACAAAAtcacagaggacgtaacaattgacgaacgtcaaagaggaaacacagagtgcactgtgaaaaacgcataatgcgaatccatataggtaacatacacaaagtacattgtaaaaaaacgcataatgcgaatccatataggtgacaatttgttgaaaactaagtaaaacacatattcataaccccaatcttatttaacctcacgttgagattgaacaagagtaaccgaagccgaacgtcaaggacgagacacagagtacactgtgaaaaacgcataatgcgaatccatataggtaacatacacaaagtacattgtaaaaaacgcataatgcgaatccatataggtaacatacacaaagtacattgtaaaaaacgcataatgcgaatccatataggtgacattttgttgaaaactaagtaaaacacatatccataaccccactcttatttaacctcacgttgagattgaacaagagtagccgaagccgaacgtcaaggactagacacagagtacactgtgaaaaacgcataatgcgaatccatataggtgacaatttgttgaaaaaaactaagtaaaaaaaacattttcacaaccccacccttattcaaccccaagttgagattaaacaagctaaacatcaaagacgaaacacagattacactttgcaaaacgcataatacgaatccatataggtgacaaaaacccaaagtacattgtaaaaaaaaacgcataatgcaaatccatataggtgaaaatttgttgaaaaactaagtaaaaaacatattcataatcccacactcacgttgagattgaacagagtatccaaagccgaacgtcaaagacgagacacagagtacactgtgaaaaacgcataatgcgaatccacataggtgacaatttgttgaaaactaagtaaaacacatattcataaccccactcttatttaacctcacgttgagatcgaacaagagtagccgaagccaaacgtcaaggacgagacacagagtacactgtgaaaaaacgcataatgcgaatccatataggtggcaatttgttgaaaactaattaaaacacatattcataaccctactcttatttaacctcacgatgaggttgaataatagtagccgattatctcggagaagtaagaagtcaactacgccatagctccggttagcgcagcgagggctaaaatactgtgaagggggccctggtgcttcacaggctccgtttgcggttaggttcttattagacccccctaaccattcatttgtaggcacggtaagcataaagccgcatcacaccgaaaattaggggtcacctgtatggtggacttttaccactggaacaggcaatccgtaatgttattcttagccagataaccagctgccgacaccacacggctatctaggctgttcgtggagagaagttgacattgactttacgtcaactctcaatgtggccgaacagccaagTATAAtaattaacagtataatgaaaaaataaaattccccacactaatttgcatgcaaacttgaaatggcttgtgctaaatcagttttaatccaaatgagctcaaatttccagaggacactcagaacatggtaaagaatcagatgagcactgtggagcaaaatcgatttttttaaccaCCCTAGTATTTAACCATGTGCATTACAGCTCCTGGAAGGTCAATatacatcgtaagatagtttcgGATATTCTGGCTCATCTAAAATATACTTTCATTCGGGATTACAAATCTTTTAtttgctaaaaaaatattttattaaaaacttCGAGTGTCGGAAAACCCAAATAAACCTAtaacagggtgtctactcatctgtaaaaacaaaattccctgatttttcaggttttttccaggtgttttacattaatttccaggtaaaaacaaacgtgccatatatagagcaaaataatcaattaaaaaaagtaaattttgcgaattaaaattttttaaagaattttttggtAGCTTCACATAAACAATGTTCTAAAttgcttaagaaattcctccaggaatttcttcgcaagtttacccagaaattgcttcagtcattcaatcaaaattcctccaggaatcacataggaaattcctccagttattcctttgaaaattgctccatTGATTCCatgcttctgccttatacgcaggaggtcgtgggttcaatcccaggtccgttccattctcctactttgtatctttctctatatttctcatgttctagcaatcgcatttgacatttgacaatatttgaaaaatatttttcaacttgttttgtcatttctccattattaaTCAGTTGAAGGTCGGAGACAGCACGTTGAGGAGGGTTACATGACTAGCAGTAGCCTATTTGAAGCATGTCTGCTGCAATGCAGATGAGCTCAAGACCATACAGAGGCCAGCTGTTTGAAATGGCTTCCGCATCGTGGAGATGAATATCCCTGTTGCTGATCCTATAGGGGTTTGAAAGCTTTTTGATTAAGTTGACCCTTGTATGGCAGTTGACTTGAATGGAAATGGGGCAGTAAAGTGAGGGAGTTCGTGATTGAGTGTGTTTCGTATTAGACGTGGATATGGGTGATTATTTCTGTTTTGTGCAGCTGGAaagtaaattaattagttctCGATTGAACGTGTTCCGTATCGGATGCGAATACTGGTGTTCAGTTCTGTTTTATGCggcttgaaaataaatcaattgttTCGCGATTGTGCGTGTTTTGTTTCAGACACTTATACGGGTGtttcgttttgttttgttcagCCGGAAAGTAAATCAGATAGTTCGTGATTGAGCGTGTTTCGTTTCGGATTCGGGTGTTTAGTTCTGCTTTGTGTGACTGGAAAGTAAATCAATTAGCTCGCGATTGTTCGTGTTTCACTTCGAACGTGAATCCAAGTGCTTAGTTTTCTTTTGTAAATGAATTAGTTCGTGATTGAACGTATTTCGTGTTGGGCGCAGATCCGTGTGtttagttctgttttgtgcgTTCGGAAAGTAAAACAATTAGTTCGCGACTACAGAGGTGTCCTACACTTTGTACAAAAAATTCTGTTCTttcatatcagtcccatctttgctgggtttcctattcgcatgggacaaatatgcgttcTTGGACAGTAAACGATTATATAACTTTAATACAGTAAGTGCAACTATTAGgtaaatttgaattttctaaatgtcatatcaattttttaataaaatgcACTCCAGGACCATATTTTTCattgcgcgcgctcctgtggctctggagtgcattttTTGGACTGATTGACATAATGTGTAGAAACCTCAAATATCTTTATTAATTAAGTTTATAAAATCGTTCAGATGatataaaatcaaagagcagaatttcttgTATAGGACACCACTCCGAACGCGGATCCGGGTGTTTAGTTCTGTTTTGTGGCTCTTCGTGTTTTCTATCAAACGCAAAACGATCGTGCGATCATCGAAATGCTTGGTTCTGCTTTTTTCGGGTAAGTATATTACTTTGACATAGCTAcgtacaaaataaatatttagtcggtAGACCTGGGTGACTTCTTATAGATTACCTTCTCGTCTAACCAACTATCCATTTACGGTGGCGCTCACGGATATGCAGAGGGTTCTTCCGTCTCTTGTGACAACGAGTCTCGTTAATCGCCTGAATCGACCCTTGGGGTACGCCAGTTTCCTCCTGGTAGATTCCGTTTTCCGATAACGAGTTGAAACGATCgccttttgaagaaattccgagCAATAGCCAGTATGTTGCCCCAGAATCACCATTCGCTGCTATACTAGTGCTAACAAATCATCGTGTTTAACCTTTTCGAAGGCGTTCCGGAGGAGATCTATTAGGCCGGTGAAATAGGACCCGGTTCCGTACCCATTACAGAAGGCATGCTTTTAGGGGCCGAATCTTCCGTCGGCCTCGAGTTTCTCGCGTAGATGACGATTAATTTGCCTCTCGACAACCTTGAAGACGCAGGAGGTTAGCGAGATAGTGGCTGACCCGCCATTCGTCTGAAAAGATTAGGTCCGACCAGGCTTGGTTGACCAAATTTAGGAATAGGACTTTAGCGGGAAGGTGAAGGTTCTTAACCATCGTGTACCCAATTATATCTGGACCAGAGGACTTCCCGGTAGTCCTGACGGGAATAATAGCTCGGCGGCAGAGAAAGGCCGATTGAATGAGGAATTCAGCAAGTCCGGTAGGGTTTATAAGTTCTCGACTTTCTGAAATTCGGCTGGATAACCTTTTTGACTTTGACGTCGTTCTGAAGTTAAGCGGTCCGATAGCTgccaaaactgttgcaactatcgaattgcattCAAAAACGAACATTTCGCAATCCAATATTGGTCCACCTTGCGTTTTCTAGGGCACTATTATCAAAACTTAAACAACGACCAGttgtcatctttttatttaaCGCTTACTGTGACGtagcaaagaaaaaaaaagaaagatgacAGCCACCCGTTGCTTCTTTGTTGAGATTGGTGCGTCTGAAAATGCGAGGCAAAATTTAATATTGGATTCTGAcaaggattctgaacagtttTTTTCCTTAAGAACACTTGACTTGCAGGTATCGAACTtttatgctacatatcgtaaatGTATACAGAGGTAATTAGTGAGAGATTTCTATCTTATGAATAGAGTGTGATCGCTTTTTACGCGATTCGTTTTTAGTTGTTTCTGGCCTTTGGATTCAATGAAACATTGAGATGACctcatgaaaaaaatctaaaaaattaagTATTTGAAAAGATGTGGATATTCAGGGGAGGGGGAcaaattgatgaaaattattAACGAAAAGCGATCTATCTATCTACTATTACTAAAATTTTGACAATGAAAAATACaactgaaccgtttgtttgagaaactgcatatgtaacatttttggccaaaatgagatttttgtatattctgaatccttgttcaaaaatacgtattctggcaaacaatacgaaaaaaaaattttgttcaggaatgtatgaattttttttcgtttgtttgagaaactacatatgtccacgcactttgaagagcaattatggagtactgcttacagtttttgcactagaagtgccccagggtgttgtgTTTTGTCAAAAACTATGGATGTGTatcgaaaaaatcgaaagattcggcaccaatttgttcaaaaacagttttttgttgttttctcgaaattgtgtaaaatggatatatgcagtttctcaaacaaatgattcaactgTTTTAAtcataaacaaaatttatttttgttcatttattatttgtttattttgtcacaaaaaataAAGACCAAGTGACCAATGTATTCATATTTCAACAAGATCTATTTTGCCGTTATTTTTCAGCTAATTTCggatgtttttttaattttttttttgtaacaaggtattgtatttttttttaaatattttaattttttttttaattcaatgaaAAGATTCCTACCAATCCACAAGATTTGAGTTttgaaaaacataattttgtataacttcatataaataatttattaaaacTCACTCCGTCATTGATAACATATTTTATCGTCTATGATTTGTGACGTGTTGCATCATTATAGTCCTTTCAGCTCTGTGAAGTGAATGAAACCCCTAAAATCTAATGTCCGCAGTTATACACGCAACCGGATGGAGCAGGGTGATGGGGAGCCCTAGCTGGCGTTGGATGTGTCACTGGAGATGGTGCTGGAGATGGTGCTGGATGCGATGCACCCGCATTGTAACGAGGGTGAAAGTCTTCATCGTTGCATGTTCTTTGAGCAAGTACAAGTCCAGCGGCCACTCGTAATTCATTTCCGGTATGGTTCGGCACGCCATATTTAACAAGACAGGAACGGGCTGCCCAGAATCGAGCGCATTCATTGCAGCTCGGGGCCGTCAAGGCCTTATCCACACATTGTTGAGTACATGGCGCCTTGAGCTGCGGTGATGGAACTGCAAATTCTCTAATGTACGCTCGCGACAAGTTGAAAGCGAACCCGTCGTAAAGTCCTTCAGCAAGATACATGCAACGGTACACGCACTGAGTTTCAGGGACGGCTGGGACAACTCCCTGTGCATATTGCTCAAGCAGTTCCTTTGGTGTGCGTAAAACCAGCAAGCAATCAACGGCGGCTTGAATGGAATCCAACTCCGCCAGTGGAATGTATTCTTCGGAGCTCTTGAGATTACCATATTGATGGTAGTAGCACAAGAATGATTGATACGCCTGAGAGCAATCGTCGTTACACTTGACTACATTTTCACTGAGACATTCCCGGGTACGTCTTTCATAACAAGTGTCGTCGCAAGCTGGTGCAAAGTAGCTTTCAACTACAGGTGGGTGCAGTCCCGAGCTGTTTCCTCCAACGCTCCACCACCCAGCGTTGATACCCACGCATCGAATCAAACACTTCAAGGTGGGATCCTCCGTGACATAGTTATTGGCCACAAGGTTCGTGACCGATTCCGGAGAGACTTGCAAATATTCTGCACACTCGTCCAGCTCTTGTCGGAAACTTTTCAATTGATAAGCGAAATGT
The nucleotide sequence above comes from Armigeres subalbatus isolate Guangzhou_Male chromosome 3, GZ_Asu_2, whole genome shotgun sequence. Encoded proteins:
- the LOC134219554 gene encoding uncharacterized protein LOC134219554, encoding MNFFVSLLIAAFAATVSAVYYPPLAPTGVEVSHFAYQLKSFRQELDECAEYLQVSPESVTNLVANNYVTEDPTLKCLIRCVGINAGWWSVGGNSSGLHPPVVESYFAPACDDTCYERRTRECLSENVVKCNDDCSQAYQSFLCYYHQYGNLKSSEEYIPLAELDSIQAAVDCLLVLRTPKELLEQYAQGVVPAVPETQCVYRCMYLAEGLYDGFAFNLSRAYIREFAVPSPQLKAPCTQQCVDKALTAPSCNECARFWAARSCLVKYGVPNHTGNELRVAAGLVLAQRTCNDEDFHPRYNAGASHPAPSPAPSPVTHPTPARAPHHPAPSGCVYNCGH